From a region of the Bacteroidia bacterium genome:
- the lpxB gene encoding lipid-A-disaccharide synthase, which translates to MKYYVIAGEASGDLHASNLVREILRKDPGASFRAWGGDLLADSGAQVVKHIRELAFMGFTEVLLNLRTILSNIEFCKKDILSWKPDAVILVDYPGFNLRVAKFLKSKGIPVYYYISPQVWAWKASRVHAIKETVDKMIVILPFEKEWYARFGMDVNYVGHPLLDAIRGTLPDSLSLTPDSRPLVALLPGSRKQEISTMLPIMMEAAKRAPEYRYVIAGAPAMPPAFYDEITGGKVPVIHGKTYELLRHADAALVTSGTATLETALFGVPEVVCYKGNPVSYFIARQIVKVKFISLVNLVMDEEVVKELIQSDLHPENLLRELRNIFNPEYRNRLIGKYAELTAKLGGPGASERAAAIITAK; encoded by the coding sequence TTGAAATATTACGTCATAGCAGGTGAAGCGTCAGGGGACCTCCATGCCTCCAACCTGGTTCGTGAAATTCTGCGAAAAGACCCCGGAGCCTCTTTCCGGGCATGGGGAGGAGACCTTCTTGCGGATTCCGGCGCACAGGTGGTGAAACATATCCGCGAGTTGGCGTTCATGGGCTTCACCGAAGTATTACTCAATCTCCGGACAATTCTTTCGAATATTGAATTTTGTAAAAAGGATATTCTGAGCTGGAAGCCCGATGCAGTGATTCTCGTGGACTACCCGGGCTTCAATCTGCGGGTCGCAAAATTCCTGAAATCAAAAGGCATTCCTGTTTATTATTATATCTCTCCCCAGGTGTGGGCGTGGAAGGCATCCCGTGTACATGCTATAAAGGAGACAGTGGATAAAATGATTGTGATTCTCCCTTTCGAGAAGGAATGGTATGCCCGCTTCGGAATGGATGTGAATTATGTGGGACATCCTCTGCTGGATGCGATCAGGGGTACGTTGCCTGACTCCCTTTCCCTCACCCCCGATTCCCGGCCATTGGTGGCATTATTGCCCGGTAGCCGCAAACAGGAAATTTCTACCATGCTTCCCATCATGATGGAAGCGGCAAAGCGGGCTCCTGAATACAGGTATGTGATTGCAGGCGCACCGGCCATGCCTCCGGCATTTTATGATGAAATCACAGGAGGAAAAGTACCGGTCATTCACGGAAAAACCTATGAACTGCTGAGACACGCAGATGCCGCACTGGTTACCTCAGGTACAGCCACTTTGGAAACAGCACTCTTCGGAGTACCTGAAGTGGTATGTTATAAAGGAAACCCTGTTTCCTATTTTATCGCGCGGCAGATCGTAAAAGTGAAATTTATTTCTCTGGTTAATCTGGTGATGGACGAGGAGGTGGTTAAGGAACTGATTCAGTCCGATCTTCATCCGGAAAATCTTCTCAGGGAATTGCGAAACATCTTTAATCCGGAATACCGCAATCGCCTGATCGGGAAATATGCTGAGCTTACAGCAAAGCTGGGCGGACCCGGAGCATCGGAGCGTGCGGCCGCAATTATTACCGCAAAGTGA
- the surE gene encoding 5'/3'-nucleotidase SurE: MTEKKPLILVTNDDGITAPGIGVLVKAMRELGDVVVIAPDKPQSGMGHAITINHTIRLRKEKYHGLEKEYSSTGTPVDCVKLAINKILPRKPDLVVSGINHGSNLSISVIYSGTLSAAMEGAIEGIPSVGFSLCDHSIDADFSACSPIVTKIAGNVLRYGLPAGCCLNVNIPAIGAEDIRGIRFCRQTHGYWIEELDERKDPSGVPYFWLTGSFLNLEKGKEDTDVWACDNGYVAVVPVHFDMTMHKAFQHLNNWEL; encoded by the coding sequence ATGACTGAAAAGAAGCCACTTATCCTCGTAACGAATGATGACGGGATCACTGCTCCCGGTATTGGTGTTCTGGTGAAGGCTATGAGGGAGCTGGGCGATGTTGTGGTGATCGCACCGGATAAGCCTCAAAGCGGAATGGGACATGCCATTACAATCAATCATACCATCCGGCTCCGTAAAGAGAAGTACCATGGCCTGGAAAAGGAATACTCTTCAACAGGAACACCAGTGGATTGTGTGAAACTGGCCATTAACAAGATTCTTCCCCGCAAACCCGACCTCGTTGTTTCGGGGATCAATCACGGCTCGAATCTTTCTATTTCGGTGATTTATTCTGGCACCTTGTCTGCTGCAATGGAAGGTGCGATCGAAGGCATTCCTTCTGTTGGGTTCTCGCTCTGTGATCACTCCATTGACGCGGATTTCAGCGCCTGTTCACCGATTGTAACAAAGATCGCCGGCAACGTATTGCGTTACGGGCTACCTGCAGGATGTTGCCTGAATGTCAATATCCCTGCCATTGGAGCAGAGGATATACGCGGCATCCGATTTTGCCGGCAAACGCACGGTTATTGGATAGAGGAGCTTGATGAAAGAAAAGATCCGTCCGGCGTTCCGTATTTCTGGCTAACCGGTAGTTTTTTGAACCTCGAAAAAGGGAAGGAAGATACCGATGTATGGGCTTGCGATAATGGATACGTTGCGGTGGTACCGGTACATTTTGATATGACCATGCATAAAGCATTCCAGCACCTCAACAACTGGGAATTGTGA
- a CDS encoding zinc metallopeptidase — protein sequence MFDPVLLIITIVFAVIGFIISGTLKSKFAKYSRTPMRSGLSGKEVAEKMLRDNNVHDVKVISVEGQLTDHYNPKNRTVNLSRSVYEGRHIAAAAVAAHECGHAVQHAQSYAWLQMRSALVPVVQIGTTLLNFVIFAVMIAAFALPALSNIGLLIMIIAQALITLFTLVTLPVEIDASQRALIWLQSSRISAGEEQGQAKDALTWAGLTYLAAALGALVTLLYLVLQFTGRRDN from the coding sequence ATGTTTGACCCTGTTCTGCTGATAATCACTATAGTATTTGCCGTTATCGGCTTTATCATCAGCGGAACCCTGAAGTCCAAATTCGCCAAATACTCCCGAACACCTATGCGGTCGGGGCTTAGCGGAAAGGAAGTAGCTGAAAAAATGCTTCGCGACAACAATGTTCACGATGTAAAAGTAATTTCTGTTGAAGGCCAGCTCACGGATCATTACAATCCGAAGAACCGCACGGTAAATCTCAGTCGTTCTGTATACGAAGGGCGCCATATAGCGGCCGCTGCGGTTGCTGCCCACGAATGCGGACACGCGGTTCAGCATGCTCAAAGCTATGCGTGGCTGCAAATGCGTTCAGCCCTGGTTCCGGTTGTTCAGATCGGGACCACTTTATTGAACTTCGTGATCTTTGCGGTTATGATCGCTGCATTTGCCTTACCTGCCCTTTCCAACATTGGTCTGCTTATCATGATCATTGCACAGGCTCTTATTACCCTTTTTACGCTGGTTACATTACCCGTAGAAATTGATGCAAGTCAGCGGGCGCTGATATGGCTTCAGAGTAGTCGCATTTCGGCCGGAGAAGAGCAAGGTCAGGCGAAAGATGCCCTTACCTGGGCCGGCCTTACCTACCTGGCAGCCGCACTGGGTGCGTTGGTGACCCTGCTATATTTAGTTTTGCAATTTACGGGGAGACGGGATAACTAG
- a CDS encoding DUF4139 domain-containing protein, giving the protein MKNKFLLGIFLQALTIPAFYSQEKKVKHDIKEVTVFLAGAQVTHAGNVTVTAGKNEFVFDDLSHSIDVNSIQAKGEGDFTILSVSHRINYLNPDFKTKEVKTMQDSLESMQMKLDMNRAIRGVYESEQSLLLENKKIGGANTGVSAAELEKTANLLRTRLIEIQMKIQELRIKEKKLNEQISKLSSQLNEMNAHKNRTSGEVIVTVNARQAASGKLSVSFLTPQAGWIPSYDIRAIDNSSPIKLDYRANVWQNSGSDWNDVKLLLSTGNPTISGTAPTLMPWWLTYYVAQYKNQPSSVNYGYMNSMPPSTVTMDGEGAINEEPAPPPVPSLTTSSFTQMNESAVNTVFDISIPYTIRSDSKKYSVEVQSFSIPAQYRYFCAPKMDRDAFLLAKITGWDKLNLLSGEANVFYEGMYVGKSYINTRSTSDTLSLSLGRDKNVVVTRIKVGELCEKKVIGNQKKETLVFEINVRNKKKQEIEIDIEDQYPLSSIKEIEIELLESSGAKVDPVSGKISWKYKMPGGDTKKMKFSFSVKFPKDKVLGNL; this is encoded by the coding sequence ATGAAAAACAAATTTCTGCTTGGGATTTTCCTTCAGGCGTTGACCATTCCTGCGTTTTACTCACAGGAAAAAAAAGTTAAACACGACATTAAGGAGGTAACCGTTTTTCTCGCAGGCGCACAGGTAACGCACGCAGGAAATGTAACGGTTACCGCTGGAAAGAACGAATTTGTATTTGATGATCTTTCGCACTCCATTGATGTGAATTCTATTCAGGCAAAAGGTGAGGGAGATTTTACCATTCTCAGTGTTTCACACCGGATCAATTACCTGAATCCTGATTTTAAGACAAAGGAAGTGAAGACCATGCAGGACAGCCTGGAGAGCATGCAGATGAAGCTGGACATGAACCGCGCGATCCGCGGAGTTTATGAGAGTGAGCAGTCCCTGCTACTGGAGAACAAAAAAATCGGCGGTGCCAACACGGGCGTATCTGCAGCGGAACTGGAGAAAACGGCGAATTTGCTGCGCACCCGCCTCATCGAGATCCAGATGAAGATCCAGGAATTGCGCATCAAGGAAAAGAAGCTCAATGAGCAGATATCCAAACTAAGTTCTCAGCTCAATGAGATGAATGCACATAAGAACCGGACCAGCGGGGAAGTGATTGTAACCGTGAACGCCCGGCAGGCCGCCAGCGGCAAACTCAGTGTTAGTTTTCTGACCCCTCAGGCGGGATGGATTCCCAGCTACGACATCCGTGCCATTGACAACTCTTCGCCCATTAAGCTGGATTACCGTGCGAATGTTTGGCAGAATTCCGGCAGCGACTGGAATGATGTTAAGCTGTTGCTCAGCACAGGGAACCCGACGATCAGCGGAACGGCGCCCACGCTTATGCCCTGGTGGCTGACGTACTATGTGGCACAGTATAAGAACCAGCCAAGCAGCGTGAATTACGGATATATGAACAGCATGCCTCCTTCAACCGTAACGATGGACGGGGAAGGAGCCATCAATGAAGAACCAGCTCCGCCTCCGGTTCCCAGCCTCACCACGAGTTCCTTCACCCAGATGAATGAAAGCGCAGTGAATACCGTGTTCGACATTTCCATACCGTACACCATCCGAAGCGACTCAAAAAAATATTCCGTGGAGGTTCAATCCTTCAGCATTCCGGCACAATACCGGTATTTCTGCGCGCCGAAAATGGACCGTGATGCATTTCTACTTGCTAAAATCACCGGGTGGGACAAATTAAACCTGCTCAGTGGAGAAGCAAACGTGTTTTATGAAGGCATGTATGTGGGAAAGAGTTACATCAATACACGTTCTACCTCCGACACCTTATCGTTATCACTCGGACGCGACAAAAACGTGGTAGTAACAAGGATCAAGGTAGGAGAACTTTGTGAGAAGAAAGTGATCGGCAATCAGAAGAAAGAGACGCTCGTATTTGAGATCAATGTAAGAAACAAGAAGAAGCAGGAAATTGAAATTGATATCGAAGATCAGTATCCCCTCTCCTCCATCAAAGAAATAGAGATTGAGTTGCTGGAGAGTTCCGGTGCCAAGGTGGATCCGGTGAGCGGAAAGATATCCTGGAAATATAAAATGCCAGGCGGCGACACAAAGAAAATGAAGTTCAGTTTCTCCGTAAAATTTCCAAAAGATAAGGTACTCGGAAATCTTTAA
- a CDS encoding RNA methyltransferase encodes MLSKNQASFIRSLQQKKFRDEHRCFVAEGEKMVHDLLSSGIGVKEIYSSVNFQHSLFSHDTAVIRITAREMGRISSLHTPSGVLAVCSIPEHRLDTTALSGKLTIALDDIRDPGNLGTLLRIADWFGVEHVICSQETVDLYNPKAVQATMGSIARVKLHYRNLLEFIPALPADVVVAGTFMEGESVYTADLPASALLLIGNEGKGISEAVCTHITRRLSIPSFAHLHPGSSGAESLNAAVAAGILCSEFRRRPA; translated from the coding sequence TTGCTAAGCAAAAATCAAGCCTCCTTTATTCGTTCTCTTCAGCAGAAGAAGTTTCGTGATGAGCATCGTTGTTTTGTTGCCGAAGGCGAGAAAATGGTTCATGATCTGCTGAGCAGTGGCATAGGGGTGAAGGAGATCTATTCCAGCGTCAATTTTCAACATTCCCTTTTTTCCCACGATACGGCGGTCATCCGTATTACCGCCAGGGAAATGGGGCGCATATCTTCTCTTCATACCCCCTCCGGTGTGCTGGCTGTTTGCTCCATCCCGGAGCACCGGCTGGATACCACTGCGCTTTCCGGGAAGCTGACCATTGCGCTGGACGATATCCGGGATCCGGGTAACCTCGGTACTTTACTGCGAATTGCGGATTGGTTTGGTGTGGAACATGTTATTTGTTCACAGGAAACGGTGGATTTGTACAATCCCAAAGCGGTGCAGGCTACCATGGGTTCCATTGCACGTGTGAAGTTGCATTACAGGAACTTGCTGGAGTTCATCCCCGCCCTCCCGGCAGACGTGGTGGTAGCCGGAACCTTTATGGAAGGGGAAAGTGTTTATACTGCTGATCTTCCTGCCTCCGCATTGCTCCTCATCGGGAACGAAGGGAAGGGGATATCAGAAGCCGTGTGTACACACATCACACGCCGACTTTCCATCCCTTCCTTCGCTCACCTGCACCCTGGAAGTTCCGGGGCAGAATCTCTGAATGCAGCGGTTGCTGCCGGTATTCTTTGTTCTGAATTCCGGCGCCGCCCGGCTTAA
- a CDS encoding BamA/TamA family outer membrane protein, translated as MALRRLYLIRICFPVVLLFFACSPVKKVKDGEFLLTKNEIVEVDAKLLELKGDIDLDEIEAYIRQKPNRKVLRLRMHLGVYNSINEDRLKKKKTRRETRFARKDKRRQKRHNKYVARKIKKGKPYKPFSPMNRNRRTFREWVMDIGEAPVIYDSLLAHKSARQIRMYLQNKGFFNAVVRDSVVMKRKRAQVYYIIDHKKPYQVRKVSYEITDPLLAYYVYQDTANRQIIPGRNYDVDKITSERERITRHLKNNGYYYFVKEYIFFEIDSTLGSRSVDITILIKSREMPVTGQPDSIRVLDHLRYRIGNIFIHPDFNPKMKGMVPQDSSNYKGIFIVCHQTPKFHDRILADAVMFHSGEYYQSVLADATYQRFSELKSFKFINVSFREAGAGVLDAYIYLTPVVKQSFSIETEGTNTGGNLGISGSFIYQNRNVFKGAEVFEIKLKGGLEIQQSDPGNDENSAIVSNSFIPFNTLEFGPELNLHVPRFLSPVKFKMSRLANPHTTFTVSMNVQKRPSFSRTAVSGSLNYTWKENVFKRHTVYPVELNLISIDPYPEFEDYLNNSQDPFVVYRYSDHTILGGRYAFVYNNQTAGSRKGFWYFRGGAEAAGNLLRGVFNLVDQFVQELPTEEGGYLLNGSRFSQYLRCEADLRYYKSLTEMSKLVLRAFVGVGKPLHNLRELPFEKSFFAGGPNSIRGWKARTIGPGSYYRTGISTFDQVGDNQIELNFEYRFNLVKVVHAAFFTDAGNIWMRRDFEDRDGEDITVKRAYKELAIGSGFGLRLDFSFFVIRLDLGIKMHDPIFSEGDRWVVQHLFDKEWKTNWTPSTGVQETGKYPFYNFNFGIGYPF; from the coding sequence TTGGCCCTCCGAAGGTTATATCTCATACGGATCTGCTTTCCGGTAGTTTTGCTCTTTTTTGCCTGCAGCCCTGTCAAGAAAGTGAAAGACGGGGAGTTTCTGCTGACTAAAAATGAGATCGTGGAAGTGGACGCGAAGCTACTGGAACTGAAGGGAGACATTGACCTGGACGAGATTGAAGCCTACATCCGTCAAAAACCCAATCGCAAGGTGCTCCGCCTGCGAATGCACCTGGGCGTTTACAACAGCATAAATGAAGACCGGCTGAAGAAGAAAAAGACCCGCCGTGAAACCCGTTTTGCCAGAAAGGACAAACGTCGCCAGAAGCGGCATAACAAATATGTAGCGAGAAAAATAAAAAAGGGCAAGCCGTATAAACCGTTCAGTCCCATGAACCGCAATCGCAGAACCTTTCGGGAATGGGTCATGGACATCGGTGAGGCCCCGGTGATCTACGATTCGCTTCTGGCTCATAAATCAGCACGCCAGATCCGGATGTACCTGCAGAACAAAGGTTTTTTTAACGCCGTAGTCAGGGACAGTGTGGTGATGAAAAGAAAACGTGCCCAGGTTTACTATATTATTGATCACAAAAAGCCGTATCAGGTACGCAAGGTTTCGTACGAAATCACTGATCCGCTGCTCGCCTATTATGTTTACCAGGATACGGCGAATCGTCAGATTATCCCCGGCAGGAATTACGATGTTGACAAGATTACCTCCGAGCGCGAAAGAATCACCCGCCACCTGAAAAATAACGGCTATTACTACTTCGTAAAAGAATATATCTTTTTTGAGATAGACAGTACTCTGGGAAGCCGAAGTGTGGATATTACCATACTGATCAAGAGCCGGGAGATGCCCGTCACCGGTCAACCTGATTCCATCCGGGTGCTGGATCACCTCCGGTACAGGATAGGAAACATTTTTATTCACCCGGATTTTAATCCCAAGATGAAGGGTATGGTTCCACAGGACAGCAGTAACTATAAAGGCATTTTTATTGTCTGCCATCAAACACCTAAATTCCATGACCGGATTCTGGCAGACGCCGTAATGTTTCACAGCGGAGAATACTACCAGAGTGTGCTGGCCGATGCCACTTATCAGCGGTTTTCGGAATTAAAATCTTTTAAGTTTATCAATGTTTCCTTCCGGGAAGCAGGTGCGGGCGTTCTGGACGCATACATTTATCTGACTCCCGTGGTAAAACAATCATTCTCCATTGAAACCGAAGGGACGAACACAGGAGGAAATCTTGGAATATCGGGAAGTTTTATTTATCAAAACAGGAATGTCTTCAAAGGAGCTGAGGTCTTTGAAATAAAACTGAAAGGCGGACTGGAGATTCAGCAATCGGATCCCGGGAATGATGAAAATTCCGCCATCGTCTCGAATAGTTTTATTCCTTTCAATACATTGGAATTCGGACCGGAGCTGAATCTGCATGTACCGCGTTTTCTCTCGCCGGTGAAATTCAAAATGTCGCGACTGGCCAATCCGCACACAACCTTCACCGTTAGCATGAATGTGCAGAAGCGTCCGAGCTTTTCCCGCACCGCCGTCAGCGGGTCGCTCAATTATACCTGGAAGGAAAATGTATTCAAACGGCATACCGTATATCCCGTTGAGCTCAATCTGATCAGTATTGATCCCTACCCCGAATTTGAGGACTATCTGAACAACAGCCAGGATCCATTTGTAGTATACCGCTACTCTGACCATACAATACTCGGGGGACGGTACGCATTTGTTTACAATAATCAGACGGCAGGATCGCGCAAAGGATTCTGGTATTTCCGTGGTGGTGCTGAAGCGGCAGGAAATTTACTCCGGGGTGTTTTCAACCTGGTAGATCAGTTTGTTCAGGAACTACCGACCGAGGAAGGCGGTTATTTACTTAATGGCTCACGGTTCTCACAGTACCTGCGGTGTGAAGCAGATCTCCGTTATTACAAATCGCTCACTGAGATGAGTAAACTGGTACTGCGTGCGTTTGTTGGGGTGGGAAAGCCACTCCATAACCTGCGTGAACTCCCCTTTGAAAAAAGTTTCTTCGCCGGAGGACCCAACTCTATACGAGGCTGGAAAGCCCGCACGATTGGCCCTGGTTCATATTACCGTACCGGCATCAGCACCTTCGACCAGGTGGGAGACAATCAGATCGAGCTGAATTTTGAGTACCGCTTTAATCTGGTGAAAGTGGTGCATGCCGCTTTCTTTACCGATGCGGGAAATATCTGGATGAGACGGGATTTTGAAGACCGCGACGGTGAAGATATCACCGTAAAGAGGGCGTACAAGGAACTGGCTATCGGTTCAGGATTCGGACTGCGTCTGGATTTCAGCTTCTTTGTCATCCGACTGGACCTGGGAATTAAAATGCATGACCCGATCTTCTCCGAAGGGGACCGGTGGGTGGTACAGCACCTGTTCGACAAAGAATGGAAAACTAACTGGACACCCAGCACGGGCGTTCAGGAAACTGGAAAATATCCCTTTTATAATTTCAATTTCGGGATTGGATATCCCTTCTAA
- a CDS encoding T9SS type A sorting domain-containing protein, translating to MKKHFTLFSASLFLVLTISAQCAFVGATSAIGNSNVVTLTKPTAVVQNDLMIAAIHMGWCNGSVITAPVGWTLLASTINTGSGCGSGNTTPQLVTFYKIAGPSEPVTHIFTGNASQYLVGCIVAYSGVNTANPIDVFSSYGAQDACANIVANGVFTSSPNKRLVGIFFCSVNNSLNNIVPPNSMTERVDVGTTGNHPWGNENLEIADELQAPPGPTGNKVAALSGCSSTGWVTGAQLIALNCGSTTAMEEISPLAGFSVYPNPTTGIVEVAGTDGIQLPVRLELIDLFGRTILQEHFEGEKARLDLSALPRGVYLLRIIAGEKMNMLKVILD from the coding sequence ATGAAAAAACACTTTACACTTTTTTCCGCATCACTATTCCTGGTCCTTACAATCAGCGCACAATGCGCTTTCGTTGGTGCCACTTCCGCCATAGGGAATTCAAATGTCGTCACCTTAACAAAGCCAACGGCAGTGGTCCAAAATGACCTGATGATTGCCGCCATTCATATGGGGTGGTGCAATGGCAGCGTCATCACCGCACCGGTGGGATGGACATTGCTGGCCAGCACTATTAACACCGGATCAGGATGTGGCTCAGGCAATACCACGCCGCAACTTGTTACTTTCTACAAGATTGCCGGTCCTTCGGAACCCGTAACCCACATTTTCACAGGAAATGCTTCACAGTATCTGGTAGGATGTATTGTTGCTTACAGCGGAGTGAATACAGCCAATCCCATTGATGTGTTCAGTAGTTACGGTGCGCAGGATGCCTGCGCAAATATTGTAGCGAATGGTGTTTTCACCTCCTCCCCGAATAAGCGATTGGTCGGAATTTTCTTTTGCAGCGTGAATAACTCTTTGAACAATATTGTTCCCCCGAATTCGATGACGGAGCGTGTAGATGTAGGAACTACAGGCAATCACCCCTGGGGGAACGAAAATCTGGAAATTGCAGATGAATTACAGGCTCCTCCCGGACCTACCGGAAATAAAGTGGCAGCACTTTCAGGATGCAGTTCTACAGGCTGGGTCACTGGCGCCCAGCTTATCGCACTTAATTGCGGATCCACTACAGCGATGGAGGAAATCTCCCCCCTTGCCGGATTTTCAGTTTATCCCAACCCCACAACCGGGATAGTAGAGGTAGCCGGCACAGACGGAATTCAACTTCCTGTCCGGTTGGAGCTGATAGATCTTTTCGGGCGAACCATCCTGCAGGAGCATTTCGAAGGTGAAAAAGCACGTCTGGACCTTAGTGCTCTTCCCCGCGGTGTCTATTTGCTGAGAATCATCGCCGGAGAGAAAATGAATATGCTCAAAGTGATACTTGATTAG
- a CDS encoding MBL fold metallo-hydrolase, with translation MNVRLTFLGTGTSQGVPVVSCPCRICSSADPRDKRLRSSVMFTVGGRNIVIDTGPDFRQQMLRERVKQIAAVVFTHAHKDHIAGMDDVRAFNFTSGAAVDVFAEPLVQDALRREFAYVFDGSDYPGIPKINLHTIHSGLRFFIDDIPLTPIPVLHYRLPVLGFRVADIVYITDANHIPEASRKLIRGAKVLVLNALRREKHISHFTLDEAVALAEDLRAERTYFTHISHQMGLHEEVNRELPAHIQLAWDGLTVDS, from the coding sequence ATGAATGTTCGCCTTACATTCCTGGGTACCGGCACATCGCAGGGAGTTCCTGTGGTTTCATGTCCGTGCCGGATATGTTCTTCGGCAGATCCCAGAGACAAGCGACTGCGCTCTTCCGTGATGTTTACAGTGGGAGGAAGAAATATCGTTATTGATACGGGTCCTGATTTCCGGCAGCAAATGTTACGGGAACGTGTAAAACAGATTGCTGCGGTGGTGTTTACGCACGCTCACAAGGATCATATTGCCGGAATGGATGATGTGCGCGCCTTTAATTTTACTTCAGGTGCCGCGGTGGATGTGTTTGCGGAGCCGCTGGTACAGGACGCACTGCGACGGGAATTCGCGTACGTCTTTGATGGAAGCGATTACCCGGGAATCCCAAAGATAAATCTGCACACGATTCATTCCGGCCTCCGGTTCTTTATCGATGATATTCCATTGACACCGATTCCCGTGTTACATTACCGGCTGCCTGTACTGGGTTTTCGTGTTGCTGATATTGTTTATATAACAGATGCAAATCACATCCCCGAGGCATCACGAAAACTGATACGTGGAGCCAAGGTGTTGGTTTTAAACGCCCTCAGGCGGGAAAAGCACATTTCCCATTTTACGCTGGATGAAGCGGTGGCATTGGCTGAAGATCTCAGGGCAGAGCGGACGTATTTTACTCACATCTCGCACCAGATGGGATTGCACGAAGAGGTGAACAGGGAACTACCCGCGCATATCCAGCTGGCATGGGACGGACTGACCGTTGACTCCTGA
- a CDS encoding transferase hexapeptide repeat family protein: protein MIYSFNGYIPVVHESSFVHPQACVTGNVIIGKNVYVGPGAAIRGDWGEIVIEDGCNIQENCTVHMFPGITVYLREGAHVGHGAVIHGANLCKNTLIGMNAVIMDHAEVGESSIIGALTLIPEGMKIPARKIVVGNPGKIIKDVSEEMLAWKTKGTGLYQGLPADLHQRLNACESLRSVPENRPKQQEIYRNWKKQ, encoded by the coding sequence GTGATCTACTCCTTTAACGGATATATACCCGTGGTCCACGAATCGTCATTCGTGCATCCTCAGGCATGTGTTACCGGAAATGTTATTATTGGTAAAAATGTATACGTAGGACCCGGTGCTGCAATCCGCGGCGACTGGGGAGAAATTGTAATAGAAGACGGTTGTAATATACAGGAGAATTGTACCGTGCATATGTTTCCGGGTATTACTGTTTATCTGCGTGAAGGAGCACATGTTGGGCATGGCGCGGTTATTCACGGAGCCAATCTTTGTAAAAATACTTTGATAGGTATGAACGCTGTGATCATGGATCACGCGGAAGTAGGAGAGAGCAGTATTATTGGAGCCCTAACATTGATTCCTGAAGGAATGAAGATTCCTGCACGTAAAATCGTTGTAGGTAATCCAGGTAAGATTATCAAGGATGTATCTGAGGAGATGTTAGCCTGGAAGACGAAAGGGACCGGACTTTACCAGGGTTTACCAGCGGATCTTCATCAGAGGCTGAATGCCTGTGAGTCCCTGCGCTCTGTTCCGGAAAACCGGCCGAAGCAGCAGGAAATATACAGGAATTGGAAAAAGCAATGA